Proteins encoded by one window of Misgurnus anguillicaudatus chromosome 4, ASM2758022v2, whole genome shotgun sequence:
- the zbtb4 gene encoding uncharacterized protein zbtb4 yields MKHRNKHMRGGRMGEGTDEVDDGKTTRISLSFPLSTGLPGFSAQRHCSSSQSPSSSDVCERDGSDGAAWIGESFRDKQLSRTTSKTDHLACSSSSSFPVDLASPVSKNCKSSLSFSVDGSGSRYPTPPLQHSNKMDYSKETAGVSLNNGYKEHSTTETAHILFNLSARAYQDQSMKDTESSKGKKRKANSLHVELSLPLPSINPHSSSSTPPPSPSPVCLASSPLTLPAPSFHDSFRAVRKPELLCGVCHRLFSTASSLTVHMRLHRGGRVLSCRHCGKAFIHNKRLQSHEATCRQGLPAFPVEPKEEPLEGGEVEGETADEVAEPEQLGQGTRPGRPIKKVRDLHGHHAGELTCEDTLGEEDHFVKVVDGHIIYFCSVCERSYMTLSSLKRHSNVHSWRRKYPCHYCDKVFALAEYRTKHEVWHTGERRYQCIFCWEAFPTYYNLKTHQKAFHGINPGLISSEKTANGGYKQKVNGLKLYHLLPMRSLKRPYKTYTEPMADGLLTSGSSVSLPLSLDGNLPSPLDTEKLESFLKDLQTADIKTELEGFPIRVGVEQGKKLGASLTDMEVPTKKTEGSDLRLSCSSNGKSKTPECPEGAVSSVITFAHSKPSVIMHSTAVSSSVIVHRNKTSSDEKKRSPETNAITKKAPKQLKKQREHTEAYKEWNAASLDPEVPKIRQSTEKLHKGRKTHNKTESSKTIPIAVGSDVKGSGPLCQITVRIGEEAIVKRSISETDLMRDKSATRSKGKKSNLSQDDEREQRHTHHHQRKHRNSSQEGKEGEPRWKKTKLKSKVRKYFFRQEVREDRNDHDVEDNLWRPYYTYKPKRKALHMQGTKAWKRKIHFKRSLRPIRKAERFLKNMNNEVDGQDGDDKERQEIRKEQRKVNDLQKGESETPHFLPVLSKTEHNEKEKATPGKSDLVLPSIVPQTALNPQYTTSSIIKQRWSESQASECGTCGCWFSSPRKRDKHELTHLFEFVCMFCRAPFSSQSKLEEHQRTQHPKNKPPSGPTLFTSQSTRKEVEMKDDTNGMDRQHIEKGSPVRLGRKPLIRYTCSQCDKVCKTSAALNCHLKRHELGSLTEVEDSEKKQNIPSYTSSVAESTPSKDFNTNTEQVQPVSVIYFSKQDYHITDNQLGERMQEHQRVSNCESPKLAFNEKSHSPQCAQFSQVIHRPTLDRFEAISPNPPSVLVMNSSECIDYRTPEKQHLDTLDQQNRSPVPNDRQMQVSQKLTDPQIRRETSPTGPIPLKTVRGGVLSQGVGTVTQRNGSVIQNEEFSDSQDAQDLRIFSQSSSQAQDLSMPTILAKKRELDQKITHSSNLSKEQSRNKEVSLLVPKEEPLSPVPSPTCSVIQTTPKGPSQRHSKSPCHSPGPLDLQLRPQLDQSQSHRGRHNTAMQDLILPVNSVGAGDPPSSQALLHSQVPTAEPEAKDQTSVTPTEHHMASGYPVQEFTLPLIIPGGYCSGKKQEDQILMSYPAGPLPFPPLGKMVPHSDSTKLPFYHDPYHLLYGPQLLPYPYNLAALPMALNMMASGDKEPLPFLPFFNYAAAAAPLTGTVPHPLMLNPSLYNSGGSSGTKQDNP; encoded by the coding sequence ATGAAACACAGAAATAAACACATGAGAGGAGGCAGGATGGGAGAGGGCACGGATGAGGTAGATGATGGCAAAACTACGAGGATATCTCTCAGTTTTCCACTCAGCACTGGATTGCCTGGCTTTTCTGCACAGAGGCATTGCTCCTCATCCCAATCCCCTTCTTCTTCTGATGTCTGTGAAAGAGATGGTTCTGATGGCGCAGCATGGATAGGGGAGTCATTTAGAGACAAACAGTTATCCAGAACAACATCAAAAACTGACCATCTGGCATGTTCTTCCTCATCCTCCTTCCCTGTTGATCTAGCTTCCCCAGTCAGTAAAAACTGCAAGTCAtctctgtcattttctgttgATGGTAGCGGATCCCGATACCCAACACCTCCGTTACAACACTCCAATAAAATGGACTATTCAAAAGAGACAGCTGGGGTTAGTCTCAATAATGGGTACAAAGAGCATTCAACAACAGAAACAGCACACATCCTTTTCAACCTCAGTGCAAGAGCATACCAAGACCAGAGTATGAAGGATACAGAGAGTTCAAAAGGCAAAAAACGGAAGGCCAACAGCCTCCATGTTGAACTGAGCCTTCCTCTCCCTAGCATTAACCCTCATTCATCCTCATCAACCCCTCCTCCTTCCCCTTCGCCTGTCTGTCTTGCGTCCTCCCCCTTGACTCTCCCTGCTCCATCTTTCCATGACTCCTTTAGGGCAGTGCGGAAGCCAGAACTACTATGTGGGGTGTGTCACCGTCTGTTCAGTACTGCCTCGTCCCTCACTGTCCACATGCGTCTCCATCGGGGGGGACGAGTACTCAGCTGCCGCCACTGTGGCAAAGCCTTCATCCATAATAAAAGACTGCAATCCCACGAGGCCACCTGCAGGCAAGGGCTGCCAGCTTTTCCAGTTGAACCCAAAGAGGAGCCCCTGGAAGGGGGTGAAGTGGAGGGGGAAACAGCAGATGAGGTTGCAGAGCCAGAACAGCTTGGACAAGGAACAAGGCCTGGCCGACCTATAAAGAAAGTACGAGACCTTCATGGCCATCATGCTGGAGAATTGACTTGCGAGGATACCCTAGGGGAAGAGGATCACTTTGTAAAAGTGGTGGATGGACATATCATTTACTTTTGCTCTGTGTGTGAGCGCTCTTACATGACTCTGTCCAGCCTAAAGCGACACTCCAATGTGCATTCATGGCGACGAAAGTACCCTTGCCACTACTGTGATAAGGTGTTTGCTCTGGCTGAATATCGCACCAAACATGAGGTGTGGCACACTGGTGAAAGGCGCTACCAGTGCATATTTTGCTGGGAGGCATTTCCTACCTACTACAACCTTAAAACTCACCAAAAGGCTTTCCATGGCATCAACCCTGGACTGATCTCAAGTGAGAAAACAGCTAATGGTGGCTACAAACAAAAGGTCAATGGTCTTAAGCTGTACCACTTGCTGCCCATGCGCTCTCTAAAGCGACCTTACAAAACATATACTGAGCCAATGGCTGATGGACTACTTACATCAGGTTCATCAGTTAGCCTGCCTTTATCTCTGGATGGGAATCTCCCCTCACCTCTGGACACAGAGAAATTGGAATCGTTCCTTAAAGATCTTCAAACGGCAGACATAAAGACTGAACTTGAGGGATTTCCTATTAGGGTGGGTGTAGAGCAGGGTAAAAAGCTAGGGGCTTCCCTAACAGATATGGAAGTACCAACAAAAAAGACAGAGGGGTCAGATTTACGGCTGTCATGTAGTAGCAATGGCAAAAGCAAAACCCCAGAGTGCCCAGAAGGAGCTGTCTCATCAGTCATTACGTTTGCACACAGCAAACCCTCGGTTATCATGCACAGTACTGCAGTTTCTTCCTCTGTCATTGTACACAGAAACAAGACGTCCTCTGACGAGAAAAAAAGAAGTCCAGAGACTAATGCAATTACAAAGAAAGCTCCgaaacagttaaaaaaacaGAGAGAACACACTGAAGCATATAAAGAGTGGAATGCTGCCAGTTTAGATCCAGAGGTTCCAAAAATCAGACAGTCAACAGAGAAACTTCACAAGGGACGGAAAACTCATAATAAAACTGAGTCAAGTAAGACAATACCAATAGCGGTGGGGTCAGATGTCAAAGGCAGTGGACCACTTTGTCAGATTACTGTGCGTATAGGGGAGGAGGCCATTGTCAAAAGGAGCATTTCTGAAACAGACCTAATGAGAGACAAAAGCGCTACACGGAGCAAAGGCAAAAAGAGTAACCTCTCACAGGACGACGAGAGAGAACAAAGGCACACCCATCATCATCAACGTAAACACCGCAACTCTAGCCAGGAAGGAAAGGAGGGGGAGCCCAGATGGaaaaaaactaaactgaaaAGCAAGGTGAGGAAATATTTCTTCCGCCAGGAGGTCAGAGAGGATAGAAATGACCATGATGTGGAGGACAACCTGTGGAGGCCGTACTACACGTACAAGCCCAAGCGGAAAGCCCTTCATATGCAGGGGACTAAAGCTTGGAAGCGTAAAATACACTTCAAACGGTCCCTGAGGCCGATAAGAAAAGCTGAGAGGTTCCTGAAAAATATGAATAACGAAGTTGATGGGCAAGATGGAGATGACAAAGAAAGACAAGAAATAAGGAAAGAGCAAAGAAAAGTTAATGATCTACAGAAAGGTGAAAGTGAAACGCCACACTTTTTGCCTGTCCTTTCAAAAACAGAACATAACGAGAAAGAAAAGGCAACTCCTGGAAAATCTGATCTCGTGCTCCCTTCAATTGTTCCTCAAACTGCACTTAATCCTCAATACACAACATCTTCTATAATCAAGCAACGGTGGTCAGAAAGTCAGGCCTCTGAGTGTGGAACATGTGGCTGTTGGTTCTCCAGCCCAAGGAAGCGAGATAAACATGAGCTGACACATCTATTTGAGTTTGTTTGCATGTTTTGCAGAGCTCCTTTCTCCTCACAGTCAAAGTTAGAGGAACATCAGAGAACTCAGCATCCCAAAAACAAGCCCCCGTCTGGTCCTACATTATTTACTTCCCAGTCAACAAGAAAGGAAGTGGAAATGAAAGATGATACAAATGGAATGGACAGACAGCACATAGAAAAAGGCAGCCCAGTTCGCTTGGGCAGAAAGCCTCTGATCAGATATACATGTTCCCAATGTGATAAGGTCTGCAAAACCTCTGCTGCACTCAACTGCCATCTCAAGCGACACGAGCTAGGCAGTTTAACTGAGGTTGAAGACTCAGAGAAAAAGCAAAACATACCAAGTTATACATCTTCTGTAGCAGAGTCTACACCAAGCAAAGATTTTAATACCAATACTGAACAAGTGCAGCCTGTGTCTGTcatatatttttcaaaacaagACTATCATATCACTGACAACCAACTTGGTGAGAGGATGCAAGAACACCAAAGAGTCAGCAATTGTGAAAGCCCCAAATTGGCATTCAATGAAAAATCCCACAGTCCACAGTGTGCACAGTTCTCGCAAGTTATACACAGACCCACATTAGACAGGTTTGAGGCCATCTCTCCAAACCCCCCTAGTGTACTAGTAATGAATAGCTCAGAGTGCATAGACTACAGGACACCAGAGAAACAACATTTAGACACATTAGATCAACAGAATAGAAGTCCAGTGCCGAATGATAGGCAAATGCAAGTTTCCCAAAAGCTGACAGACCCTCAGATTAGAAGAGAAACAAGTCCAACCGGGCCCATACCTTTAAAAACAGTCAGAGGTGGTGTGCTTAGCCAAGGAGTGGGAACAGTCACACAGAGAAATGGTAGCGTTATTCAGAATGAAGAATTCAGTGATTCGCAAGATGCTCAGGATCTACGAATTTTTTCTCAATCCAGTAGCCAAGCCCAAGATTTATCCATGCCAACAATACTAGCAAAAAAGAGGGAGCTTGATCAAAAGATTACACATTCATCCAACCTCTCAAAAGAGCAATCACGCAATAAGGAGGTATCATTGCTAGTGCCCAAAGAGGAACCACTCAGTCCTGTACCATCTCCTACATGCTCTGTTATTCAAACCACTCCAAAAGGACCTTCTCAAAGGCACTCAAAGTCACCATGTCACTCCCCAGGACCTTTAGACCTACAGTTGCGGCCTCAGCTTGACCAATCCCAATCACACAGAGGAAGGCACAATACAGCAATGCAGGATCTTATATTGCCTGTAAATTCAGTTGGGGCAGGTGATCCTCCTTCTTCTCAAGCGCTGCTGCATTCACAAGTGCCCACAGCAGAGCCTGAAGCAAAGGACCAAACCTCTGTCACTCCCACAGAACACCACATGGCCTCCGGCTATCCTGTCCAGGAATTTACTCTTCCCTTAATTATACCAGGAGGGTACTGCTCTGGTAAAAAACAGGAGGATCAAATCCTGATGTCTTACCCAGCTGGACCCTTACCATTTCCGCCCCTTGGGAAGATGGTACCCCATTCCGACTCAACTAAACTGCCCTTTTACCATGACCCCTATCACCTACTATATGGCCCACAGCTACTGCCATACCCCTACAACCTTGCCGCCCTTCCAATGGCTCTAAATATGATGGCATCAGGAGACAAAGAGCCCTTGCCCTTTTTGCCTTTCTTCAACTACGCCGCTGCTGCTGCTCCTTTAACAGGCACAGTGCCCCATCCTTTAATGTTGAACCCCAGCCTATACAACAGTGGTGGCAGCAGTGGCACAAAGCAGGACAACCCATAA